A window of the Arenibacter algicola genome harbors these coding sequences:
- a CDS encoding D-2-hydroxyacid dehydrogenase, with translation MKILANDGISKSGKQTLENAGFEVLAVNVAQEQLVSYINQNKVSVLLVRSSTKVFKDVIDGCPALKIIGRGGVGMDNIDVDYAKSKGIHVINTPEASSSSVAELVFAHLFSGVRFLHDANRNMPLEGDSNFKKLKNAYAKGIELRGKTLGIIGFGRIGVATARIALGIGMKVIFTDPFLDEATVTVPFFDGRSISFELRSTPLENLLKTADFISLHVPAQKSYLIGKSEFGLMKDGVGIVNAARGGILDEVALVDALESGKVAFAGLDVYESEPIPEIRILMHPDISLSPHIGAATEEAQDRIGMELASQIIDLYK, from the coding sequence ATGAAAATTTTAGCAAACGACGGAATATCAAAAAGTGGCAAACAGACCTTGGAGAATGCCGGTTTTGAAGTTTTGGCGGTGAATGTGGCACAAGAACAGCTTGTATCTTACATAAACCAAAATAAGGTTTCAGTGCTACTGGTCAGAAGCTCCACTAAAGTTTTTAAGGATGTAATAGATGGATGCCCTGCCTTGAAAATCATAGGCCGGGGTGGCGTGGGAATGGACAATATAGATGTGGATTATGCAAAATCCAAAGGCATACACGTCATCAATACTCCGGAAGCTTCATCTTCCTCTGTGGCCGAACTGGTTTTTGCCCATTTGTTCAGTGGAGTAAGATTTTTACATGATGCCAATAGGAATATGCCGTTGGAAGGCGATAGTAATTTTAAGAAACTTAAAAATGCCTATGCCAAGGGTATCGAACTAAGAGGCAAGACTTTAGGGATTATAGGGTTTGGGAGAATTGGTGTGGCAACAGCCAGAATAGCTTTGGGGATTGGTATGAAAGTTATTTTTACCGACCCTTTTTTGGATGAGGCCACGGTGACAGTTCCTTTTTTTGACGGCCGATCAATTTCTTTTGAACTTAGAAGTACGCCCTTGGAAAACTTGTTGAAAACCGCTGATTTTATTAGCCTTCACGTTCCTGCCCAAAAATCCTATCTTATTGGCAAAAGCGAATTTGGTCTAATGAAGGACGGCGTTGGCATTGTAAACGCTGCCCGAGGGGGCATTTTGGATGAGGTGGCACTTGTTGATGCACTGGAAAGTGGGAAAGTGGCCTTTGCAGGATTGGATGTTTATGAGTCCGAACCAATTCCGGAAATACGCATTTTAATGCATCCTGATATTTCCCTAAGTCCACATATTGGGGCTGCAACAGAGGAGGCCCAGGATAGGATAGGTATGGAGTTGGCATCACAAATTATTGATCTTTATAAATAG
- the serC gene encoding 3-phosphoserine/phosphohydroxythreonine transaminase — protein MKKHNFSAGPCILPQEVIIKASEAVLDFNGLGLSLIEISHRSKDFVAVMDKARSLALELLGLEGKGYQALFLQGGASMEFLMVAYNLLEKKAGYLNTGTWADKALKEAKLFGEVIEVGSSKDENFSYIPKGYTIPSDLDYLHLTSNNTIFGTQIKKFPKTEATLVCDMSSDIFSRQMDFSQFDLIYAGAQKNMGPAGTTLVVVKEEILGRVSRKIPSMLDYKVHIEKESMFNTPAVFPVYVSMLTLEWLQKLGGIAAIEEINEKKAQLLYSEIDLNPLFNGFAHKEDRSNMNATFTLAEEKLKDVFEEMCKEAGISGINGHRSVGGYRASMYNALPLESVGTLVDVMSELERKA, from the coding sequence ATGAAAAAACATAATTTTAGTGCCGGCCCTTGTATCCTGCCACAGGAAGTAATCATAAAAGCTTCTGAGGCTGTGTTGGATTTTAATGGATTGGGGCTTTCCCTAATAGAAATTTCACATAGAAGTAAGGATTTTGTCGCTGTAATGGACAAGGCAAGATCCCTGGCCTTGGAGCTATTGGGCCTCGAAGGAAAGGGCTATCAGGCCTTATTTCTGCAAGGAGGAGCTAGCATGGAGTTTTTAATGGTAGCCTACAACTTATTGGAAAAGAAAGCCGGATATCTTAATACGGGTACCTGGGCAGATAAAGCGCTGAAGGAAGCCAAGCTTTTTGGCGAGGTCATTGAGGTGGGATCATCCAAAGACGAGAATTTTAGCTATATCCCCAAGGGTTATACTATTCCAAGCGACTTGGACTACCTGCACCTAACTTCCAATAATACCATTTTTGGAACCCAGATAAAGAAATTTCCAAAAACGGAAGCTACTTTGGTCTGTGATATGAGTTCCGATATATTTTCCAGACAAATGGATTTTTCACAATTCGACCTTATTTATGCCGGTGCCCAAAAGAACATGGGTCCTGCCGGAACCACTTTGGTAGTGGTGAAAGAGGAGATCCTGGGCAGGGTAAGTAGAAAAATTCCATCTATGCTGGATTACAAGGTTCATATAGAGAAGGAAAGTATGTTCAATACCCCTGCAGTATTTCCAGTTTATGTTTCCATGCTTACGCTGGAATGGCTTCAAAAGTTGGGAGGAATTGCTGCTATTGAAGAGATAAATGAAAAGAAAGCCCAGCTATTATATTCGGAGATAGATTTGAACCCTTTGTTCAACGGCTTTGCCCATAAGGAGGACCGTTCCAATATGAACGCCACCTTTACGCTGGCAGAGGAAAAGCTGAAAGATGTATTTGAAGAAATGTGTAAAGAAGCTGGAATAAGTGGGATAAACGGACATCGTTCTGTGGGAGGATATAGGGCTTCTATGTATAATGCCCTTCCTTTGGAAAGCGTCGGTACCTTGGTCGACGTAATGAGCGAATTGGAACGAAAGGCTTAG
- a CDS encoding acyl-CoA reductase: MTDLRHRLNAFVKLGSFFKEYCKYAKNKTQIDDIQYAWFIKFDEILVLAGHHNGWFTPENILFSLESWSELLTPSELERWLSVYDLGKNKPKTVALIMAGNIPLVGFHDFISTLITGNKVLVKLSSNDKILLPFIAQYLIEVEPSLKDQISFSEGKLEKFDAIIATGSDNTSRYFEHYFGNKPNIIRRNRNSVAILSGNETNDELAALGEDIFRYYGLGCRSVSKLFVPNDYNFDALFKALYPYNTIIEQHKYANNYDYNKAVYLMSLYKILENGFLMFKEDENYASPIATVFYEFYESPEELKIRLTNEKDRIQCMVAKGFIEDEVPFGLTQKPSLTDYADNIDTVDFLLKT, translated from the coding sequence ATGACTGACCTTAGACATAGACTTAATGCTTTTGTTAAACTTGGTAGTTTTTTTAAAGAATATTGCAAATATGCAAAAAACAAAACTCAAATAGATGATATTCAGTATGCATGGTTTATAAAATTCGATGAAATACTGGTATTGGCCGGACATCATAATGGCTGGTTTACCCCTGAAAATATTTTATTCAGTTTAGAAAGTTGGTCGGAATTACTTACGCCATCAGAACTGGAACGTTGGTTATCTGTGTACGATTTGGGTAAAAACAAGCCTAAGACAGTTGCCTTGATCATGGCAGGTAACATCCCTTTGGTGGGCTTCCATGACTTTATAAGTACCCTCATAACAGGAAATAAAGTCTTGGTAAAACTATCCTCCAACGATAAAATTTTATTGCCCTTTATTGCCCAATATTTAATTGAAGTTGAGCCTTCCTTAAAAGATCAAATTTCATTTTCGGAAGGGAAACTGGAAAAATTTGATGCAATAATTGCTACGGGAAGTGACAATACTTCTCGCTATTTTGAACATTATTTCGGGAATAAACCAAATATTATTAGGAGAAATAGGAATTCGGTGGCCATACTTAGCGGTAATGAAACCAATGATGAGTTGGCTGCATTGGGCGAGGATATTTTTAGGTATTACGGATTGGGCTGTAGAAGTGTTTCCAAATTGTTTGTTCCAAATGATTATAATTTTGATGCCCTTTTTAAGGCCCTTTATCCTTATAACACCATTATTGAACAACATAAGTATGCCAACAATTATGATTATAACAAGGCAGTTTACCTAATGAGTTTATATAAAATTTTGGAAAATGGTTTCCTTATGTTTAAGGAGGACGAAAATTATGCTTCGCCCATTGCGACCGTTTTTTACGAGTTCTATGAATCCCCGGAGGAATTGAAAATTAGGCTTACCAATGAAAAGGATAGGATTCAATGCATGGTAGCCAAAGGATTTATAGAAGACGAGGTGCCATTTGGGCTAACCCAAAAACCATCTTTAACGGATTATGCGGATAATATTGATACTGTTGATTTTTTGTTGAAAACATAA
- a CDS encoding 4Fe-4S dicluster domain-containing protein produces MAIIITDECINCGACEPECPNTAIYEGADDWRYSDGTLLKGDVVLPNGKAVNADESQEPVSDEIYFIVPDKCTECKGFHDEPQCAAVCPVDCCVPDEDHVESEEVLLGKQRFMHPE; encoded by the coding sequence ATGGCAATTATAATAACAGATGAGTGCATAAATTGTGGAGCTTGTGAACCTGAATGCCCAAATACTGCAATTTATGAAGGTGCGGATGATTGGCGCTACAGCGACGGAACCCTTTTAAAGGGAGATGTTGTACTGCCCAATGGGAAGGCCGTTAATGCGGACGAATCCCAGGAGCCGGTAAGCGATGAGATATATTTTATTGTCCCTGATAAGTGTACGGAATGTAAAGGATTCCACGACGAGCCACAGTGTGCCGCGGTGTGTCCGGTAGACTGTTGCGTACCTGATGAAGACCATGTTGAGTCCGAAGAAGTACTTTTGGGCAAACAGCGTTTTATGCATCCTGAATAG
- a CDS encoding TonB-dependent receptor: MKKIILLTAFMLGNFALTVAQNSVSGSITDDSGEPLVGVNIVEKGTTNGTTTDFDGNYQISVMDNATLVFSYIGYDTKEEIVSGKSVINVTLSGGMMLDEVQLVGSRSPKRTSTDTAVPVDVIDIAEVSTQTGRVEVNELLQYAAPSFNANKQSGSDGADHIDPATLRGLGPDQTLVLINGKRRHQSSLINIFGTRGRGNTGTDLNAIPSSAIKRIEILRDGAAAQYGSDAIAGVINIVLKNQTDKVSGFINYGAYNTNAKGDFPSGTPNTDGNRLDTEKDGNAIGSDKSFDGGSLKAGVNFGAAIGNDGGFVNVTTEYISKNKTLRPGFDFRRGFGEAAIDGFNLMLNASVPLSDNSELYAFGGRNYRDTDAYAFTRNGGNRVIPSIYPNGFTPRITSNIIDNSFSAGFRTELDNGWKLDISNTYGKNNFHYFIKGTLNASLEDVSPTDFDAGGHSLTQNTVNLDFSKYYEDVLEGMNLAFGAEYRTENFIIFAGEEGSWGTYDVNGLLITDPANQTQPIDPDSGDPRPGGSQGFPGYSPKNEVDRSRSNLSLYADGEFDLTETFLLSAAARFENFSDFGSTLNGKLAARLKASDNVNIRGSVSTGFRAPSLAQKYYNLQFTNFVGGAALESLLSPNNSPVTASFGIDQLTEEKALNAGLGFTATFGDFTATVDGYYIKVDDRIVLTGNFDAPQIPNVEAAQFFVNGVDTKTTGLDIVLAWKKSFDDNRLSATFTGNINDMKIDKVNNGSLDEQTFFGERDKGFLLASAPKSKFTLNMNYSRDKFDAGLAFTHFSKVELLDYQMYESTTDYASFEDQINQATDTYDARLVTDLVFGYQLCDGLKLNVGANNLFNVYPDQQDDWVEGGGYWDSVQMGFGGAYYYAKIGFTF, translated from the coding sequence ATGAAAAAAATCATCTTATTGACAGCTTTTATGTTGGGCAATTTTGCATTAACAGTTGCTCAAAACTCCGTGTCCGGGAGCATTACGGATGATAGTGGCGAACCCCTGGTGGGGGTAAATATTGTAGAAAAGGGTACTACCAATGGAACAACAACCGATTTCGATGGCAATTATCAAATTTCGGTCATGGATAATGCAACGCTTGTCTTTAGCTATATTGGTTATGATACCAAGGAGGAAATTGTCTCCGGAAAATCGGTTATCAATGTTACCCTGTCCGGTGGAATGATGCTGGACGAGGTGCAATTGGTAGGTTCCAGAAGTCCAAAACGAACCTCTACGGATACAGCAGTACCGGTAGATGTTATTGACATTGCAGAAGTCTCTACCCAAACGGGCCGTGTTGAAGTGAACGAGTTGCTGCAGTATGCGGCTCCGTCCTTTAATGCGAATAAACAATCGGGTTCGGATGGTGCGGATCATATAGATCCCGCAACCCTTAGGGGGCTAGGTCCCGATCAAACCTTGGTGCTTATCAATGGTAAAAGAAGGCATCAGTCTTCCTTGATCAATATCTTCGGAACCAGGGGGCGTGGCAATACAGGTACCGATTTAAATGCTATTCCGTCATCGGCCATTAAAAGGATAGAAATATTGCGCGATGGTGCCGCAGCCCAATATGGTTCGGATGCCATTGCGGGGGTAATCAACATTGTTTTGAAAAACCAAACGGATAAGGTATCGGGCTTTATTAATTATGGAGCCTACAATACCAATGCAAAAGGAGATTTTCCGTCTGGAACACCCAATACCGATGGCAACCGATTGGATACGGAGAAGGATGGTAACGCCATTGGCAGTGACAAAAGTTTTGATGGGGGTTCGCTAAAAGCCGGAGTGAATTTTGGTGCCGCTATTGGAAATGACGGTGGATTTGTCAATGTCACCACGGAATATATCAGCAAGAACAAAACCCTAAGGCCTGGATTCGATTTCAGGAGAGGTTTTGGAGAGGCGGCGATAGACGGTTTTAACTTAATGTTGAATGCTTCCGTTCCCCTATCCGATAATTCGGAATTATATGCTTTTGGTGGTAGGAACTATAGGGATACGGATGCCTACGCATTTACAAGAAATGGAGGTAATAGGGTAATCCCCTCCATATACCCCAATGGATTTACGCCAAGGATTACTTCCAATATTATTGATAATTCCTTCTCGGCAGGTTTTAGAACAGAATTGGATAATGGCTGGAAATTGGATATCAGCAATACTTATGGCAAGAACAATTTTCATTATTTTATAAAAGGTACCCTTAATGCTTCATTGGAGGATGTATCTCCCACCGATTTTGACGCGGGTGGACATAGTCTGACACAGAACACGGTTAATTTGGATTTTTCCAAGTATTATGAGGATGTTTTGGAGGGGATGAACTTGGCTTTTGGTGCTGAATATAGAACGGAAAATTTTATCATTTTTGCCGGCGAGGAGGGGTCTTGGGGCACCTATGACGTAAATGGGCTTTTAATTACGGACCCGGCCAACCAGACCCAGCCCATCGATCCGGATTCGGGCGATCCACGTCCTGGGGGCTCCCAAGGTTTTCCTGGATACAGTCCCAAGAACGAAGTGGATAGAAGCAGGAGTAATTTGTCCCTGTATGCCGACGGCGAGTTTGATCTAACCGAAACCTTTTTGTTAAGTGCAGCCGCTCGATTCGAGAATTTCAGTGATTTTGGAAGCACCTTGAACGGGAAATTGGCCGCAAGGTTAAAAGCATCGGATAATGTTAATATTAGAGGTTCTGTAAGTACAGGTTTTAGAGCTCCTTCCTTGGCCCAAAAATATTACAATCTGCAGTTTACGAATTTTGTAGGTGGGGCTGCCTTAGAATCCTTATTGTCACCCAATAACAGTCCTGTAACGGCTTCCTTTGGAATAGATCAGTTAACAGAGGAAAAAGCCCTTAATGCCGGTTTGGGTTTTACCGCAACTTTTGGGGATTTTACAGCAACTGTGGATGGCTACTATATTAAGGTTGACGATCGTATAGTGCTTACTGGTAATTTTGATGCGCCCCAAATCCCCAACGTGGAGGCGGCACAATTCTTTGTTAATGGTGTGGACACCAAAACTACGGGCTTGGATATAGTTCTGGCTTGGAAGAAAAGTTTTGATGACAATAGGTTATCTGCCACTTTTACGGGCAATATAAACGATATGAAAATAGATAAGGTAAACAATGGTAGTTTGGATGAGCAAACTTTCTTTGGAGAAAGGGATAAGGGGTTTTTATTGGCTTCTGCCCCAAAAAGCAAATTTACCCTGAATATGAATTACAGTAGGGATAAGTTTGATGCCGGTCTGGCATTCACTCATTTCAGCAAGGTGGAGCTATTGGATTACCAAATGTATGAGTCCACCACCGATTATGCCAGTTTTGAGGACCAGATCAATCAGGCGACGGATACCTATGATGCCAGGCTCGTTACCGATCTGGTATTTGGTTATCAATTATGTGATGGCCTTAAATTAAATGTAGGGGCTAATAACCTATTTAATGTATACCCTGATCAGCAGGACGATTGGGTAGAAGGAGGAGGTTATTGGGACTCCGTACAAATGGGTTTTGGGGGAGCCTATTACTACGCCAAAATAGGGTTTACATTTTAA
- the ychF gene encoding redox-regulated ATPase YchF, with protein MKAGIVGLPNVGKSTLFNCLSNAKAQSANFPFCTIEPNIGVVNVPDTRLQKLEELVNPERVLPATVEIVDIAGLVKGASKGEGLGNQFLGNIRETDAILHVLRCFDNENIVHVDGSVNPVRDKETIDIELQLKDLETVDKKLEKVKRAAKTGNKEAQKEEAVLLKIKQGLETGTSVRALDINKEDRAEFVKPLQFITDKPVMYVCNVDEDAATTGNAYVEQVKAAVANENAEVIFLAVGTEADITELESYEERQMFLEDLGLTEPGSAKLIRGAYRLLDLETYFTAGVKEVRAWTIPVGATAPQAAGVIHTDFEKGFIRAEVIAYNDFVSFGSEAKVKEAGKMRVEGKEYIVKDGDVMHFRFNV; from the coding sequence ATGAAAGCAGGTATTGTAGGATTGCCCAATGTAGGAAAGTCCACACTTTTTAATTGTTTGTCCAACGCCAAGGCACAAAGTGCCAATTTTCCTTTTTGTACCATTGAACCTAATATTGGGGTAGTAAACGTACCGGACACTAGATTGCAGAAGTTGGAAGAACTTGTAAATCCTGAACGAGTATTGCCTGCAACTGTAGAAATTGTAGATATTGCCGGTTTGGTAAAAGGTGCCAGTAAAGGCGAAGGTCTTGGCAACCAGTTTTTGGGTAATATTCGCGAGACAGATGCAATTTTGCATGTGCTACGCTGTTTTGACAACGAAAATATTGTACACGTAGATGGTTCTGTAAATCCGGTGAGGGATAAAGAGACCATTGACATTGAACTTCAATTAAAGGATTTGGAGACCGTAGATAAAAAGCTTGAAAAAGTAAAGCGGGCCGCCAAAACAGGAAATAAGGAAGCGCAAAAAGAGGAAGCTGTTCTACTAAAGATCAAACAAGGCCTTGAAACGGGTACCTCTGTACGCGCCCTGGACATTAACAAGGAGGATCGCGCAGAATTTGTAAAACCTTTACAGTTCATTACAGACAAGCCAGTAATGTACGTTTGCAACGTGGATGAAGATGCAGCTACCACTGGCAATGCCTACGTGGAGCAAGTTAAAGCTGCTGTTGCCAATGAAAATGCAGAAGTAATCTTTTTGGCCGTAGGAACCGAAGCCGATATTACGGAATTGGAGAGTTATGAGGAACGACAAATGTTCTTGGAGGACTTAGGACTCACCGAACCCGGTTCTGCCAAATTGATCAGGGGAGCTTATAGGTTATTGGACCTTGAGACCTATTTTACCGCCGGGGTAAAGGAAGTAAGGGCATGGACCATTCCAGTGGGCGCCACGGCTCCACAGGCTGCAGGAGTAATCCACACCGATTTTGAAAAGGGCTTTATTAGGGCTGAAGTTATTGCCTATAATGATTTTGTTTCCTTTGGCAGTGAGGCCAAAGTTAAGGAAGCTGGAAAAATGCGTGTAGAAGGAAAAGAATACATTGTTAAGGATGGCGATGTAATGCATTTTAGGTTTAACGTGTAA
- a CDS encoding DNA topoisomerase IV subunit B, whose protein sequence is MSDNAQYTEDNIRSLDWKEHIRMRPGMYIGKLGDGSSADDGIYILLKEVIDNCIDEFVMGAGKTIDIVIKDNVVNVRDYGRGIPLGKVVDVVSKMNTGGKYDSRAFKKSVGLNGVGTKAVNALSSFFKVQSSRDNMLKTAEFQQGNLVAEVGPEDTSKRKGTKVSFTPDEIIFKKYKYRNEYVERMLKNYVYLNPGLTIIYNGEKFHSENGLKDLLEDNNNIEDMTYPIIHLKGNDIEIALAHSKTQYSEEYHSFVNGQNTTQGGTHQTAFREAIVKTIRDFYGKNYDPSDVRKSIISAIAIKVMEPVFESQTKTKLGSTDMGGDLPTVRTYINDFVGTQLNNYLHKNPDTAEKLQRKIMQAERERKELSGIRKLAKDRAKKANLHNKKLRDCRVHLADSKNDRCLESTLFITEGDSASGSITKSRDVNTQAVFSLRGKPLNSYGMSKKIVYENEEFNLLQAALNIEESMEDLRYNKIVIATDADVDGMHIRLLLITFFLQFFPELIKENHLYILQTPLFRVRNKKDTFYCYSHEEKLQAIEKLTGKPEITRFKGLGEISPDEFQHFIGEDIRLEPVMLDKAMSIENLLEFYMGKNTPDRQEFIINNLKVEVDLVEENQL, encoded by the coding sequence ATGTCAGATAACGCCCAATATACAGAAGACAACATTCGCTCATTAGACTGGAAAGAGCATATCCGGATGCGTCCGGGAATGTATATTGGAAAATTGGGTGATGGTTCTTCTGCAGATGATGGTATCTATATCCTCCTAAAAGAGGTTATAGACAACTGTATAGATGAGTTTGTAATGGGTGCCGGCAAAACCATAGATATCGTTATCAAAGATAATGTGGTAAATGTGAGGGATTATGGCCGGGGAATACCTTTGGGCAAGGTAGTGGACGTAGTATCCAAAATGAACACTGGTGGTAAATACGACTCAAGGGCCTTTAAAAAATCCGTTGGTCTTAACGGGGTTGGTACCAAAGCGGTAAATGCCCTATCCAGTTTTTTCAAAGTGCAGTCCTCTAGGGATAATATGCTTAAAACCGCAGAATTTCAACAAGGAAACCTAGTTGCGGAAGTAGGCCCGGAAGACACCTCAAAGCGAAAAGGAACCAAGGTATCCTTTACTCCTGACGAAATTATCTTTAAAAAATACAAGTATAGGAACGAGTATGTGGAACGCATGCTCAAAAATTATGTATACCTCAATCCTGGTCTCACCATTATTTACAATGGAGAGAAATTCCATTCCGAGAACGGTCTAAAAGACCTATTGGAAGACAATAATAATATTGAGGACATGACTTACCCTATTATACACCTAAAGGGTAACGATATCGAAATTGCCTTAGCACATAGCAAAACACAGTATAGCGAAGAATACCATTCGTTTGTTAACGGACAAAATACCACCCAGGGAGGAACACATCAGACAGCATTTCGGGAGGCGATCGTAAAAACCATCCGGGATTTCTACGGCAAAAATTATGATCCATCCGATGTTAGGAAATCTATTATTTCCGCCATCGCCATCAAGGTCATGGAACCCGTGTTCGAGAGTCAGACCAAGACTAAATTGGGTTCTACGGATATGGGCGGCGATCTACCAACGGTACGAACCTATATCAACGATTTTGTGGGCACCCAGCTCAACAACTACCTACACAAAAATCCAGATACTGCAGAAAAGCTTCAACGTAAAATTATGCAGGCAGAACGGGAGCGTAAGGAACTCTCCGGGATTAGAAAATTGGCAAAGGACAGGGCCAAAAAAGCCAACCTCCACAATAAAAAATTAAGAGATTGCAGGGTACATTTGGCAGATTCCAAAAATGATCGCTGTTTGGAAAGCACCCTGTTTATCACAGAGGGTGATTCAGCTTCGGGTTCCATTACCAAATCAAGGGACGTAAACACCCAAGCCGTATTTAGTTTAAGGGGAAAACCTTTGAACTCCTATGGCATGTCCAAAAAAATAGTTTACGAAAATGAGGAATTTAACCTTCTCCAAGCCGCATTGAACATAGAGGAATCAATGGAGGATTTAAGGTACAACAAAATAGTAATTGCAACGGATGCCGATGTTGATGGAATGCACATTCGACTTTTATTGATCACTTTTTTCCTGCAATTTTTTCCTGAACTAATAAAAGAAAATCACCTGTACATCCTTCAGACACCGCTGTTCAGGGTCCGTAACAAAAAGGATACCTTTTACTGTTACAGCCATGAGGAAAAATTACAGGCTATTGAAAAGTTAACAGGGAAACCCGAAATAACCCGATTTAAAGGATTGGGCGAAATCTCCCCGGATGAGTTTCAACATTTTATTGGTGAAGATATTAGATTGGAACCGGTAATGTTGGACAAAGCCATGTCCATAGAAAACCTACTGGAGTTTTATATGGGAAAAAACACCCCTGACCGTCAGGAATTCATAATAAACAACCTTAAAGTAGAGGTAGACCTAGTAGAGGAAAACCAATTATAA